In bacterium, the genomic stretch TGGTATCCACGATTATTCTATGCTTCACCAACTGAGCGGCAAAACTGGCAATTATTGGGAGATGGATATGCAATTGAGTGGCCTGACCTTGACGAACACATTGGTATTGATGGATTGATAGCGGGACGGCACAGTGGCGAGAGCCAAAAGTCACTTAATAGCTGGTTATCTGCTCGCCGTGTTCAATCTGGAAGCATAATAGGAATTAAACCTTGAAATCTGGGTAGTTGCATGAGAATTTCCTGTAATGAGATAGTTCTGCGAGTAGGAA encodes the following:
- a CDS encoding DUF2442 domain-containing protein — encoded protein: MNTLVLEVEPIAIGVTVTDEELVVDLTDGRRIVVPLAWYPRLFYASPTERQNWQLLGDGYAIEWPDLDEHIGIDGLIAGRHSGESQKSLNSWLSARRVQSGSIIGIKP